The following proteins are encoded in a genomic region of Zea mays cultivar B73 chromosome 9, Zm-B73-REFERENCE-NAM-5.0, whole genome shotgun sequence:
- the LOC542116 gene encoding superal 1: MGNPEKLMNQIFDLKFTSKSLQRQARKCEKEEKEQKLKVKKAIEKGNMDGARIYAENAIRKRTEHMNYLRLASRLDAVVARLDTQAKMQVIGKSMQSIVKSLDSSLATGNLQKMSETMDNFERQFVNMEVQAEFMEGAMAGSTSLSTPETEVNSLMQQVADDYGLEVSVGLPQAAAHAIPAAKDKEKVDEDDLSRRLAELKARG; encoded by the coding sequence ATGGGGAACCCGGAGAAGCTGATGAATCAGATCTTCGACCTCAAGTTCACCTCCAAGTCGCTGCAGCGGCAGGCGCGCAAGTGCGAGAAGGAGGAGAAGGAGCAGAAGCTCAAGGTCAAGAAGGCGATCGAGAAGGGCAACATGGACGGCGCCCGCATCTACGCCGAGAACGCCATCCGCAAGCGCACCGAGCACATGAACTACCTCCGCCTCGCCTCTCGCCTCGACGCCGTCGTGGCCCGCCTCGACACGCAGGCCAAGATGCAGGTCATCGGCAAGTCCATGCAGTCCATCGTCAAGTCGCTCGACTCCTCGCTCGCCACCGGGAACCTCCAGAAGATGTCCGAGACCATGGACAATTTCGAGCGCCAGTTCGTCAACATGGAGGTCCAGGCCGAGTTCATGGagggcgccatggccggctccACCTCCCTCTCCACGCCGGAGACCGAGGTCAACAGCCTCATGCAGCAGGTCGCGGACGACTACGGGCTCGAGGTCTCCGTCGGTCTGCCGCAGGCAGCCGCCCACGCCATCCCTGCCGCCAAGGAtaaggagaaagtcgacgaggatGACCTTTCTCGCCGCCTCGCCGAGCTTAAGGCCCGCGGCTGA